A genomic window from Silurus meridionalis isolate SWU-2019-XX chromosome 21, ASM1480568v1, whole genome shotgun sequence includes:
- the cpa6 gene encoding carboxypeptidase A6 isoform X2: protein MASEVKSARSALLLGLLVFSNPACAYLYNNRYVGDQVLRIIPTSPGEILYLKQLFRNITVDLWQPSSSNLILEGKAVDVHVGRDRTGRLKNLLSQAQIQHELLISDVQREMEKQTGYRSNRKRRSAFQYDYEVYHPLEEIQNWMFEMNRTHPHLVDLFSIGRSYEGRPLYVLQLGNRVRTSKKAVWMDCGVHAREWIGPAFCQWFVKEALNSYQHDSSLRRLLKQLNFYVMPVFNVDGYHYSWKSDRFWRKTRSKKAKYHCRGVDANRNFKVKWCEGASTHPCDDTYCGPFPESEPEVKAVSQFLRKHRKHTRAYISIHAYAQMLLYPYSYKYGTIPNFDCVETAAQSAVSALYSAYGVRYRYGPASTTLYVSSGSSIDWAYKNGIPYAFAFELRDTGHYGFLLPESLIGPTCTETMRAVRTIASGLLKKKCSG from the exons ATGGCATCGGAAGTGAAGAGCGCGCGCTCTGCGCTTCTCCTCGGATTGCTTGTGTTTTCTAATCCCGCGTGCGCCTACCTCTACAACAACCGCTATGTTGG TGATCAGGTTCTAAGAATAATTCCCACCAGTCCCGGAGAGATCCTTTATCTCAAGCAGCTTTTTCGGAACATAACG GTGGACCTCTGGCAGCCGAGCAGCTCTAACCTTATCCTGGAAGGCAAGGCGGTAGATGTCCATGTGGGACGAGACAGGACAGGACGTCTCAAAAACCTTCTCAGCCAGGCACAAATTCAGCATGA GCTGCTTATTTCTGATGTACAGCGAGAAATGGAGAAACAGACAGGGTATCGGTCAAACAGAAAACGCAGATCAGCATTCCAGTACGATTACGAAGTGTATCACCCTCTGGAGGAG aTCCAAAATTGGATGTTTGAGATGAACCGGACACACCCACACCTAGTGGACTTGTTTTCGATTGGACGGTCCTACGAAGGACGGCCTCTTTATGTGCTCCAG TTGGGAAATCGAGTTCGGACCAGCAAGAAGGCCGTGTGGATGGACTGCGGCGTTCATGCACGGGAATGGATCGGCCCCGCCTTCTGTCAGTGGTTTGTGAAGGAA GCTTTGAACTCCTATCAGCACGACTCCAGCCTGAGGCGCCTGTTAAAGCAGCTGAACTTCTACGTCATGCCCGTCTTCAACGTTGATGGATATCACTACAGCTGGAAAAGT GATCGCTTCTGGAGAAAAACACGATCCAAAAAAGCAAAGTACCACTGCCGTGGCGTCGACGCCAACCGTAACTTTAAAGTCAAGTGGTGTG AAGGCGCCTCCACGCACCCTTGTGACGACACCTACTGTGGCCCGTTCCCCGAGTCCGAGCCAGAGGTGAAGGCTGTCTCGCAGTTCCTGCGCAagcacagaaaacacacaaggGCTTATATATCCATCCACGCCTACGCTCAGATGCTCCTCTACCCTTACTCTTACAAATACGGCACCATCCCCAATTTCGACTGCGTG GAAACAGCGGCTCAGAGTGCAGTGAGTGCCCTTTACTCCGCATATGGAGTCAGGTACAGATACGGCCCTGCCTCTACCACACTGT ACGTGAGCTCAGGGAGCTCTATAGACTGGGCCTATAAGAACGGCATCCCCTACGCTTTCGCCTTCGAGCTGCGCGACACGGGTCATTACGGCTTCCTACTGCCAGAGTCCCTGATTGGTCCCACCTGCACCGAGACCATGAGGGCAGTAAGGACCATCGCCTCGGGCCTGCTGAAGAAGAAATGCTCAGGATGA
- the cpa6 gene encoding carboxypeptidase A6 isoform X1, protein MASEVKSARSALLLGLLVFSNPACAYLYNNRYVGDQVLRIIPTSPGEILYLKQLFRNITVDLWQPSSSNLILEGKAVDVHVGRDRTGRLKNLLSQAQIQHELLISDVQREMEKQTGYRSNRKRRSAFQYDYEVYHPLEEIQNWMFEMNRTHPHLVDLFSIGRSYEGRPLYVLQLGNRVRTSKKAVWMDCGVHAREWIGPAFCQWFVKEALNSYQHDSSLRRLLKQLNFYVMPVFNVDGYHYSWKSDRFWRKTRSKKAKYHCRGVDANRNFKVKWCEEGASTHPCDDTYCGPFPESEPEVKAVSQFLRKHRKHTRAYISIHAYAQMLLYPYSYKYGTIPNFDCVETAAQSAVSALYSAYGVRYRYGPASTTLYVSSGSSIDWAYKNGIPYAFAFELRDTGHYGFLLPESLIGPTCTETMRAVRTIASGLLKKKCSG, encoded by the exons ATGGCATCGGAAGTGAAGAGCGCGCGCTCTGCGCTTCTCCTCGGATTGCTTGTGTTTTCTAATCCCGCGTGCGCCTACCTCTACAACAACCGCTATGTTGG TGATCAGGTTCTAAGAATAATTCCCACCAGTCCCGGAGAGATCCTTTATCTCAAGCAGCTTTTTCGGAACATAACG GTGGACCTCTGGCAGCCGAGCAGCTCTAACCTTATCCTGGAAGGCAAGGCGGTAGATGTCCATGTGGGACGAGACAGGACAGGACGTCTCAAAAACCTTCTCAGCCAGGCACAAATTCAGCATGA GCTGCTTATTTCTGATGTACAGCGAGAAATGGAGAAACAGACAGGGTATCGGTCAAACAGAAAACGCAGATCAGCATTCCAGTACGATTACGAAGTGTATCACCCTCTGGAGGAG aTCCAAAATTGGATGTTTGAGATGAACCGGACACACCCACACCTAGTGGACTTGTTTTCGATTGGACGGTCCTACGAAGGACGGCCTCTTTATGTGCTCCAG TTGGGAAATCGAGTTCGGACCAGCAAGAAGGCCGTGTGGATGGACTGCGGCGTTCATGCACGGGAATGGATCGGCCCCGCCTTCTGTCAGTGGTTTGTGAAGGAA GCTTTGAACTCCTATCAGCACGACTCCAGCCTGAGGCGCCTGTTAAAGCAGCTGAACTTCTACGTCATGCCCGTCTTCAACGTTGATGGATATCACTACAGCTGGAAAAGT GATCGCTTCTGGAGAAAAACACGATCCAAAAAAGCAAAGTACCACTGCCGTGGCGTCGACGCCAACCGTAACTTTAAAGTCAAGTGGTGTG AAGAAGGCGCCTCCACGCACCCTTGTGACGACACCTACTGTGGCCCGTTCCCCGAGTCCGAGCCAGAGGTGAAGGCTGTCTCGCAGTTCCTGCGCAagcacagaaaacacacaaggGCTTATATATCCATCCACGCCTACGCTCAGATGCTCCTCTACCCTTACTCTTACAAATACGGCACCATCCCCAATTTCGACTGCGTG GAAACAGCGGCTCAGAGTGCAGTGAGTGCCCTTTACTCCGCATATGGAGTCAGGTACAGATACGGCCCTGCCTCTACCACACTGT ACGTGAGCTCAGGGAGCTCTATAGACTGGGCCTATAAGAACGGCATCCCCTACGCTTTCGCCTTCGAGCTGCGCGACACGGGTCATTACGGCTTCCTACTGCCAGAGTCCCTGATTGGTCCCACCTGCACCGAGACCATGAGGGCAGTAAGGACCATCGCCTCGGGCCTGCTGAAGAAGAAATGCTCAGGATGA
- the cpa6 gene encoding carboxypeptidase A6 isoform X3 — translation MEKQTGYRSNRKRRSAFQYDYEVYHPLEEIQNWMFEMNRTHPHLVDLFSIGRSYEGRPLYVLQLGNRVRTSKKAVWMDCGVHAREWIGPAFCQWFVKEALNSYQHDSSLRRLLKQLNFYVMPVFNVDGYHYSWKSDRFWRKTRSKKAKYHCRGVDANRNFKVKWCEEGASTHPCDDTYCGPFPESEPEVKAVSQFLRKHRKHTRAYISIHAYAQMLLYPYSYKYGTIPNFDCVETAAQSAVSALYSAYGVRYRYGPASTTLYVSSGSSIDWAYKNGIPYAFAFELRDTGHYGFLLPESLIGPTCTETMRAVRTIASGLLKKKCSG, via the exons ATGGAGAAACAGACAGGGTATCGGTCAAACAGAAAACGCAGATCAGCATTCCAGTACGATTACGAAGTGTATCACCCTCTGGAGGAG aTCCAAAATTGGATGTTTGAGATGAACCGGACACACCCACACCTAGTGGACTTGTTTTCGATTGGACGGTCCTACGAAGGACGGCCTCTTTATGTGCTCCAG TTGGGAAATCGAGTTCGGACCAGCAAGAAGGCCGTGTGGATGGACTGCGGCGTTCATGCACGGGAATGGATCGGCCCCGCCTTCTGTCAGTGGTTTGTGAAGGAA GCTTTGAACTCCTATCAGCACGACTCCAGCCTGAGGCGCCTGTTAAAGCAGCTGAACTTCTACGTCATGCCCGTCTTCAACGTTGATGGATATCACTACAGCTGGAAAAGT GATCGCTTCTGGAGAAAAACACGATCCAAAAAAGCAAAGTACCACTGCCGTGGCGTCGACGCCAACCGTAACTTTAAAGTCAAGTGGTGTG AAGAAGGCGCCTCCACGCACCCTTGTGACGACACCTACTGTGGCCCGTTCCCCGAGTCCGAGCCAGAGGTGAAGGCTGTCTCGCAGTTCCTGCGCAagcacagaaaacacacaaggGCTTATATATCCATCCACGCCTACGCTCAGATGCTCCTCTACCCTTACTCTTACAAATACGGCACCATCCCCAATTTCGACTGCGTG GAAACAGCGGCTCAGAGTGCAGTGAGTGCCCTTTACTCCGCATATGGAGTCAGGTACAGATACGGCCCTGCCTCTACCACACTGT ACGTGAGCTCAGGGAGCTCTATAGACTGGGCCTATAAGAACGGCATCCCCTACGCTTTCGCCTTCGAGCTGCGCGACACGGGTCATTACGGCTTCCTACTGCCAGAGTCCCTGATTGGTCCCACCTGCACCGAGACCATGAGGGCAGTAAGGACCATCGCCTCGGGCCTGCTGAAGAAGAAATGCTCAGGATGA